A single window of Archangium gephyra DNA harbors:
- a CDS encoding LamG domain-containing protein, whose product MSLSHLLQKFDSLGPMGPRAQLTLDQEFTGSAELITMFRAALDAECVSLNTVTGQSSRGEDHLQLSGTTTLLNMTDVQATFLARELDGELAVTLELLIPSGWSFSTLFPLLPEHSTAALELDTGEKIVEPHFLNQLSLGAGRLIFSNRAYYDETHACQMVPGLNYVGELYLAGVLFDMGLMLGQRTPVSLSGPLREFQAVRDPMEFLGVRLSAPVDVGFSPLGPLTVREARLYLKSGVHEADQDLVLSATQKSGIYFLAACELGGRPLQMVCKYDFLNDAKTFRLHGVFTDFAVAGFSNLSQQVGVEGLGGTLPEDFPAPEGISLTEFGVSFDPMDYTVTSLTAGVGTPVHWEIIPEVMALEEVGVTFTVSSPFSKQRSIGTTVAGLLAFKKFSLAAFAEFPDYSIGAGLPAGETLPLGDVIESFLPDAELPELTVTKLFVKASPKEKSFTLSARISELLSIPVGATTFDVSGLLLFLEYDKQAGARGAITAEMNLAESSAIFSAELGHGLTFSGALKNFNLQKFWALVTNGDALPEEVPDITFETLSVSVSPKTGDVSLRGATTIAWDHLSGEQPLTTQVQFSFARRAGAQGSAFTANLSFQGTGDLELAPGLELKRFNFLFEYQTQVGWKLSGGVNVDLFDTNLNLSAGYETSQAGKKLKLQAMASPPARLIDLAGAGSYTFTQFDLVLDRRTVEGKARTFFEVTLASTLELEQLFEFGGYLSLRDTAEGTRALLFKPNPGSTAFHVDFPTGEGMGVKGELFEVGFAKESASAGWSFTGTANIGFTGFPGGLGDMLPSKVTAKLVAGKKDVRISALNVTDPIELSLPTVKGKSLGKATVQLTEVGISLKPELGLVLEAGLGLPAELNTYLGAQLFRVYQKGNPTTLSRTRFTISGTGVAMQFLGSPFAAANTVMINGESWFDVDFGQYGALSLKMPTFRYDGVSQYFEAGGGCKVTRPLALPLAPLKLFLEACGGKGMADVFPDKLPIDGLSLVDKNGDLKIDDLVTFLKKAGDVPNEVVSVLKKTDKVLNRLPDGFKSYLRLEIPEHLEFKFGFSPAGRISLALLAPETPVRVLFPSAVASYVPMPGLTGIELRKISIGTLMAGTLFYGEVDAVIDQYDLPSLALSLLLPTDQDFPLPTSDQLQRRIILDDVFCVIPVSQGLPIPIPVFYDEIGFEYLGIEGLGLQAHVGFPKPRLDGSAVMALFKAFDSFFSDRKALLDPKTAPGGVDLGFVFHDEYLRAPEYLGGGVLGTQGKPVKVGSWKYVASMMNFGKTFSLNDCISAIPLENRVGSAKYKFAFLNFDADWMLTTPAEFKAGAFQQMKLSASDCTDFMTVLPSVASTPGQGKKGNEEGLVAFVRGKADLEFLRMEAAFGLAASGSMGFNTGFKLNGAFGVTELELSGAVMVNAPLATTATAAPVLQAATMASTPAPILASKASPGAKVLSFNGKDTWVEIPAADSLVLPEYTVELWLKSSRQQNDEWIDVFGADTRQGGLWRNHFLAVNAAHGYYHHRFTDASGGNAGAPNTPNGSVQWDRWQHVTLTNDGVTAKTYIDGKEAASGPVNGKLVLFKQPLTIGKTIGIQGGRFWKGELAEIRIWKRARNASDIESGMREVLRGDEKDLVSLYRFDEDTGQRVIDLCGRNHGTVRNGGFADSDLLMLEGLEFNGKNDSITVPDSQSLRLGAYTAEAWFKPYRTAQQPEWSGVFGKKGRNYALFFHTTGFVHHRFHSAAGSNDGAPDTPPGSIAWNKWNHVAITNDGKVARTYVNGVKLSEGPVTGSLIIDNESLFIGRSPDGDNAPYAGELSELRLWSRVRSPEELSGNMYRRLDGKDASLVSLWRFSEAKGDTLVDACGRNPGRILMEDAVVEPAKLRHDGLVLNGRGDHASIDRSDKFNTPQYTLEAWVRPDKAPTGSWQCIWAGIDNAPSLYVSNKGLVSHRFTSFEKAPSVNSVSGLKIPTLPGMKSNPIPVPSTKSNSAPAAMRNNVLNTDVDQVRMGEWNHIAVTNDGKTCTLFVNGVQKARGPVQGEFRSWPTGILVGRGTDGNDPAWFRGGIDDLRYWSVARTPEQIASGKDLPLTGREAGLVACYTMDHTTGTQLVDLGPHQLHGVTRGGTWALAAAPAEPARAAIQIQGHTHLAVAGRKVMQGDLRLVNDQFWFSGQLDLFPKEWPLQVRGHVEGMVSKQRFYLSGETENALFGLVLSQSRLYMTNEQLRLEGRWLGAYLMLDVSWDKNDPVFAGSVGFRASRALQFGAIRIGGVKVADNFRLSLDIAADVSLVVSRKGLAGDVTARFKINGKGFDLRMGFDVAPSDFDQLFRWIQQKIIDAPEKYLAHLFSDAVEWLKNVGSGAIEFAKDSGEAIGAALNTAFKVTKEAATLLMKNAGYAAEQVGAALSKAYNQTAREAAALLKGALYGAEEVGAALSKAYNQAAKEATALLKGAGYAAEEVGRALSKTYNQAAKEATALLKGAGYAAEEVGRALGNAYNQVAKDAIVLLRDTGHAAEEVGRALNKAYNKTAKEATALMKDANYTVDQIGSTLNKAYNKTAKEATEVLRDAGYTVDQIGSALSKGYNLAAKEAAGVLKEAGYVVEDVGRALQSAYSSSADAASSVLKQVGYGAEDVGKAMNSVFNKTGKELEGLLNKAGFSAQEVSGAFKKFGSWTSGATKTVENFGKDAAKVLSGW is encoded by the coding sequence CTTGACCGTTCGAGAGGCGCGGCTCTATCTGAAGTCCGGTGTCCACGAGGCTGATCAGGATCTTGTCCTCAGTGCCACGCAGAAATCCGGCATCTACTTTCTCGCCGCCTGCGAACTGGGAGGACGTCCGCTCCAGATGGTCTGCAAGTATGACTTTCTGAACGACGCCAAGACGTTCAGGCTCCATGGCGTGTTCACGGACTTCGCGGTCGCGGGCTTCTCCAACCTCTCTCAACAAGTCGGTGTAGAGGGACTGGGCGGCACCCTGCCCGAGGATTTTCCGGCACCCGAGGGAATCTCCCTGACGGAGTTTGGGGTCTCCTTCGATCCCATGGATTATACCGTCACCAGCTTGACCGCCGGGGTAGGCACTCCCGTCCATTGGGAGATCATCCCCGAGGTCATGGCCCTGGAGGAGGTAGGCGTCACCTTCACGGTGAGCAGTCCCTTCAGCAAGCAGCGGTCCATCGGGACGACCGTCGCGGGCCTGCTGGCCTTCAAGAAATTCAGCCTGGCGGCCTTCGCCGAGTTCCCGGACTACAGCATTGGCGCCGGTCTGCCCGCGGGGGAAACCCTCCCTCTCGGGGATGTGATCGAATCCTTTCTTCCTGACGCCGAGCTGCCGGAGCTCACCGTCACGAAGCTCTTCGTCAAGGCGTCTCCGAAAGAGAAGAGCTTCACCCTCAGCGCCCGCATCAGCGAGCTCCTCTCCATTCCGGTGGGGGCGACGACGTTCGATGTGAGCGGGCTCCTGCTCTTCCTGGAGTATGACAAGCAGGCGGGCGCCAGGGGAGCCATCACCGCGGAGATGAACCTCGCGGAGTCGTCCGCCATCTTCTCGGCGGAGCTCGGCCATGGCTTGACGTTCTCCGGCGCGCTCAAGAACTTCAACCTCCAGAAGTTCTGGGCGCTGGTGACCAACGGCGACGCCCTGCCAGAGGAGGTTCCCGACATCACCTTCGAGACGCTCTCCGTCAGTGTGTCTCCCAAGACCGGGGATGTCTCCCTCCGCGGCGCGACGACGATCGCCTGGGACCATCTCTCGGGAGAGCAGCCGCTCACCACCCAGGTCCAGTTCTCCTTCGCCCGCAGGGCCGGGGCCCAGGGCTCCGCCTTCACCGCGAACCTCAGCTTCCAGGGGACCGGAGACCTCGAGCTCGCCCCGGGGTTGGAGCTCAAGCGGTTCAACTTCCTCTTCGAGTATCAAACCCAGGTGGGCTGGAAGCTGTCGGGCGGAGTGAATGTCGACCTCTTCGACACGAACCTCAACCTGTCAGCGGGCTATGAAACCAGCCAGGCCGGCAAGAAGCTCAAGCTCCAGGCCATGGCCTCGCCACCCGCGAGGCTCATCGATCTGGCGGGAGCCGGTTCCTATACCTTCACGCAGTTCGACCTCGTGCTCGACCGCCGCACGGTCGAGGGCAAGGCCAGGACCTTCTTCGAGGTCACCCTGGCGTCCACCCTGGAGCTCGAGCAGCTCTTCGAGTTCGGCGGCTACCTGAGCCTTCGTGACACGGCCGAAGGCACCCGCGCGCTCCTCTTCAAGCCCAACCCGGGCTCCACCGCCTTCCACGTGGACTTCCCGACGGGCGAGGGAATGGGCGTCAAGGGAGAGCTCTTCGAGGTGGGCTTCGCCAAGGAGTCCGCCAGCGCGGGGTGGAGCTTCACGGGCACGGCCAACATCGGCTTCACCGGCTTCCCGGGTGGCCTGGGGGACATGCTCCCCTCCAAGGTCACCGCGAAGCTCGTCGCGGGAAAGAAGGACGTGCGCATCTCGGCGCTCAACGTCACCGACCCCATCGAGCTGTCGCTGCCCACGGTGAAGGGAAAGAGCCTCGGCAAGGCCACCGTCCAGCTGACCGAGGTGGGCATCTCCCTCAAGCCCGAGCTGGGGCTGGTGCTGGAGGCGGGTCTCGGTCTGCCCGCGGAGCTCAACACGTACCTGGGCGCGCAGCTCTTCCGCGTCTACCAGAAGGGCAACCCCACCACCCTGTCGCGCACCCGGTTCACCATCTCCGGGACCGGCGTCGCCATGCAGTTCCTGGGCTCTCCGTTCGCCGCCGCCAACACCGTGATGATCAACGGTGAGTCCTGGTTCGACGTGGACTTCGGCCAGTACGGCGCGCTCAGCCTGAAGATGCCGACGTTCCGCTACGACGGCGTGTCGCAGTACTTCGAGGCCGGCGGCGGGTGCAAGGTGACGCGGCCGCTCGCGCTGCCCCTCGCGCCGCTCAAGCTGTTCCTGGAGGCCTGCGGCGGCAAGGGCATGGCCGACGTCTTCCCGGACAAGCTCCCCATCGACGGCCTGTCGCTCGTCGACAAGAACGGGGACCTGAAGATCGACGACCTCGTCACCTTCCTGAAGAAGGCCGGGGATGTGCCGAACGAGGTCGTCTCGGTGCTGAAGAAGACGGACAAGGTGCTCAACCGCCTCCCGGACGGCTTCAAGTCCTACCTGCGGCTGGAGATCCCCGAGCACCTCGAGTTCAAGTTCGGCTTCTCGCCGGCCGGCCGCATCAGCCTGGCGCTGCTCGCCCCCGAGACTCCCGTGCGCGTGCTCTTCCCGTCCGCCGTGGCGAGCTACGTGCCCATGCCGGGGCTCACCGGCATCGAGCTGCGGAAGATCTCCATCGGCACGCTCATGGCCGGCACGCTCTTCTACGGCGAGGTCGATGCCGTCATCGACCAGTACGACCTCCCGTCGCTCGCGCTCTCGCTCCTGCTCCCGACGGATCAGGACTTCCCGCTGCCCACGTCGGACCAGTTGCAGCGCCGGATCATCCTCGACGACGTCTTCTGCGTCATCCCCGTCTCGCAGGGCCTGCCCATCCCCATTCCGGTCTTCTATGACGAGATCGGCTTCGAGTACCTGGGCATCGAGGGGCTGGGCCTCCAGGCCCACGTGGGCTTCCCCAAGCCCCGGCTCGATGGGTCCGCGGTGATGGCCCTCTTCAAGGCCTTCGACTCCTTCTTCAGCGATCGCAAGGCGCTGCTGGACCCGAAGACGGCGCCCGGAGGCGTGGACCTCGGCTTCGTCTTCCATGACGAGTACCTGCGGGCCCCCGAGTACCTCGGCGGAGGCGTGCTCGGCACCCAGGGGAAGCCCGTCAAGGTCGGCTCCTGGAAGTACGTCGCCTCGATGATGAACTTCGGGAAGACGTTCTCCCTCAACGACTGCATCAGCGCGATCCCGCTCGAGAACCGCGTGGGGAGCGCGAAGTACAAGTTCGCCTTCCTGAACTTCGACGCGGACTGGATGCTCACCACGCCCGCCGAGTTCAAGGCCGGCGCCTTCCAGCAGATGAAGCTCAGCGCGAGCGACTGCACCGACTTCATGACGGTGCTGCCCTCGGTGGCGAGCACGCCGGGCCAGGGCAAGAAAGGCAACGAGGAAGGCCTGGTCGCCTTCGTGCGCGGCAAGGCGGACCTGGAGTTCCTCCGGATGGAGGCGGCGTTCGGGCTCGCCGCGTCCGGCTCCATGGGCTTCAACACCGGGTTCAAGCTCAACGGCGCCTTCGGCGTCACCGAGCTCGAGCTGTCCGGCGCCGTCATGGTGAACGCGCCGCTCGCCACGACGGCCACCGCCGCCCCGGTGCTCCAGGCGGCCACGATGGCGTCCACGCCGGCCCCCATCCTCGCGTCCAAGGCCTCGCCCGGAGCCAAGGTCCTGTCCTTCAACGGCAAGGACACCTGGGTCGAGATCCCCGCGGCCGACAGCCTCGTCCTGCCCGAGTACACCGTCGAGCTCTGGCTCAAGTCCTCCCGGCAGCAGAACGACGAGTGGATCGACGTGTTCGGGGCCGACACGCGCCAGGGGGGCCTCTGGCGGAACCACTTCCTCGCCGTCAACGCGGCACACGGTTACTACCATCACCGCTTCACGGATGCCTCGGGCGGCAACGCGGGCGCGCCGAACACGCCCAACGGCAGCGTGCAGTGGGACAGGTGGCAGCACGTGACGCTGACGAATGATGGCGTCACCGCGAAGACCTACATCGACGGCAAGGAGGCCGCGAGCGGCCCGGTGAACGGAAAGCTCGTCCTCTTCAAGCAGCCCCTCACCATCGGCAAGACGATTGGCATCCAGGGCGGCCGGTTCTGGAAGGGAGAGCTCGCCGAGATCCGCATCTGGAAGCGCGCGCGGAATGCCTCGGACATCGAGTCCGGCATGCGCGAGGTCCTCCGCGGCGACGAGAAGGACCTGGTCTCCCTGTATCGCTTCGATGAGGACACGGGCCAGCGGGTGATCGACCTCTGTGGCCGCAACCATGGCACCGTGCGCAACGGCGGCTTCGCCGACTCGGATCTCCTGATGCTCGAGGGCCTCGAGTTCAACGGGAAGAACGATTCCATCACGGTGCCGGACTCGCAGAGCCTCCGCCTGGGCGCGTACACCGCCGAGGCCTGGTTCAAGCCGTACAGGACGGCCCAGCAGCCCGAGTGGAGCGGGGTGTTCGGCAAGAAGGGCCGCAACTACGCCCTCTTCTTCCACACGACGGGCTTCGTCCATCACCGGTTCCACTCCGCCGCTGGCTCCAACGACGGCGCGCCCGACACGCCCCCTGGCTCCATCGCGTGGAACAAGTGGAACCACGTGGCCATCACCAATGACGGCAAGGTCGCGCGGACCTATGTCAATGGCGTCAAGCTGTCCGAGGGACCCGTCACGGGCTCGCTCATCATCGACAACGAGAGCCTCTTCATCGGCCGGAGCCCGGACGGAGACAACGCGCCCTACGCCGGAGAGCTCTCGGAGCTCCGTCTCTGGTCGCGCGTCCGCTCCCCCGAGGAGCTCTCCGGGAACATGTACCGGCGGCTCGACGGCAAGGACGCGAGCCTGGTGAGCCTGTGGCGCTTCTCCGAGGCGAAGGGCGACACGCTCGTCGATGCGTGTGGCCGCAACCCGGGCCGCATCCTCATGGAGGACGCCGTCGTGGAGCCCGCGAAGCTGCGGCACGATGGGCTCGTTCTCAATGGCCGGGGGGACCACGCGTCCATCGACAGGTCGGACAAGTTCAACACCCCCCAGTACACCCTCGAGGCGTGGGTCCGCCCCGACAAGGCTCCCACGGGCTCGTGGCAGTGCATCTGGGCGGGCATCGACAACGCGCCCTCGCTCTACGTGAGCAACAAGGGGCTCGTCTCCCACCGCTTCACGTCGTTCGAGAAGGCCCCCTCCGTCAACAGCGTGTCGGGGTTGAAGATCCCCACCCTGCCGGGCATGAAGAGCAACCCCATTCCCGTGCCGAGCACGAAGAGCAATTCCGCCCCCGCGGCCATGAGGAACAACGTCCTCAATACGGACGTGGATCAGGTGCGGATGGGGGAGTGGAACCACATCGCCGTCACCAACGACGGCAAGACGTGCACCCTCTTCGTCAACGGGGTCCAGAAGGCCCGGGGCCCGGTGCAAGGCGAGTTCCGCTCCTGGCCCACGGGCATTCTCGTGGGCCGCGGTACGGATGGGAATGATCCGGCCTGGTTCCGCGGCGGCATCGACGATCTCCGCTACTGGTCCGTGGCCCGCACGCCGGAGCAGATCGCGAGCGGCAAGGACCTGCCCTTGACGGGGCGGGAGGCCGGGCTCGTGGCCTGCTACACGATGGACCACACCACGGGGACCCAGCTCGTCGACCTCGGGCCCCACCAGCTCCACGGCGTGACCCGGGGAGGGACCTGGGCCCTCGCGGCCGCACCCGCCGAGCCCGCCCGGGCCGCGATCCAGATTCAAGGCCATACGCACCTGGCCGTCGCGGGGCGCAAGGTCATGCAAGGCGATCTGCGGCTCGTGAATGACCAGTTCTGGTTCTCCGGCCAGCTCGACCTCTTCCCCAAGGAGTGGCCCCTGCAGGTGCGTGGCCACGTCGAGGGCATGGTGAGCAAGCAGCGCTTCTACCTGAGTGGAGAGACCGAGAACGCGCTCTTCGGCCTCGTGCTCTCGCAGTCGCGCCTGTACATGACCAACGAGCAGCTCCGGCTGGAGGGCCGGTGGCTCGGCGCCTACCTGATGCTCGACGTCTCGTGGGACAAGAACGATCCGGTCTTCGCGGGCTCCGTGGGCTTCCGCGCCTCGCGCGCCCTCCAGTTCGGCGCCATCCGGATTGGCGGGGTCAAGGTCGCGGACAACTTCCGCCTCTCGCTCGACATCGCCGCGGATGTGTCCCTCGTCGTCTCCCGCAAGGGGCTCGCCGGAGACGTCACCGCGCGGTTCAAGATCAACGGCAAGGGTTTCGACCTGCGCATGGGCTTCGACGTCGCGCCGTCGGACTTCGATCAGCTCTTCCGCTGGATCCAGCAGAAGATCATCGATGCGCCCGAGAAGTACCTCGCGCACCTCTTCTCGGATGCGGTCGAGTGGCTCAAGAACGTGGGCTCGGGGGCGATCGAGTTCGCCAAGGACTCCGGCGAGGCCATTGGCGCGGCCCTGAACACCGCCTTCAAGGTGACGAAGGAGGCCGCCACGCTCCTGATGAAGAACGCCGGGTACGCGGCCGAACAGGTCGGCGCGGCCCTGAGCAAGGCCTACAACCAGACCGCCAGGGAGGCCGCGGCGCTCCTCAAGGGCGCCTTGTACGGGGCGGAAGAGGTCGGCGCGGCCCTGAGCAAGGCCTACAACCAGGCGGCGAAGGAGGCCACGGCCCTCCTCAAGGGCGCCGGGTACGCGGCGGAAGAGGTCGGCAGGGCCTTGAGCAAGACCTACAACCAGGCGGCGAAGGAGGCCACGGCCCTCCTCAAGGGCGCCGGGTACGCGGCGGAAGAGGTCGGCAGGGCCTTGGGCAATGCCTACAACCAGGTGGCGAAGGACGCCATCGTCCTCCTCAGGGACACCGGGCACGCGGCGGAAGAGGTCGGCAGGGCCTTGAACAAGGCCTACAACAAGACCGCCAAGGAGGCCACGGCCCTGATGAAGGACGCCAACTACACGGTCGATCAGATCGGCTCGACCTTGAACAAGGCCTACAACAAGACCGCCAAGGAGGCCACGGAGGTCCTCAGGGACGCCGGCTACACGGTCGATCAGATCGGCTCGGCCTTGAGCAAGGGCTACAACCTGGCCGCGAAGGAGGCCGCGGGCGTCCTCAAGGAGGCCGGGTACGTGGTGGAAGACGTCGGCAGGGCGTTGCAATCGGCCTACAGCAGCAGCGCCGACGCGGCCTCGAGTGTGCTGAAGCAGGTTGGCTACGGCGCGGAGGATGTCGGCAAGGCCATGAACAGCGTGTTCAACAAGACGGGCAAGGAGCTCGAGGGCCTCTTGAACAAAGCGGGCTTCTCCGCCCAGGAGGTGTCGGGCGCGTTCAAGAAATTCGGGAGCTGGACGAGCGGCGCCACCAAAACCGTGGAGAATTTTGGAAAGGACGCCGCGAAGGTCCTGAGCGGTTGGTGA
- a CDS encoding WD40/YVTN/BNR-like repeat-containing protein, which produces MRQAPSRWRSAWVACALLALGGTASAQEFEEEDRPHSERRGRTENRDESYQIEQRQRWFIESRGLNRVPNANAERARAVRDLKEQVRARASRPHLGPDEVWQPLGPSSMQMGSWVMGRVSGRTNAIVPHPSDENTVYFGSAAGGVWKTTDGGASWTALFDQVGTLPIGSIFVEPSAPDNVWVGTGDKNGGGCAGYFGQGVFLSQDGGATWSARNGSGTANMPLSVVNAVAVQPTDSNVVLVGGAGTCSSIGTMTNPGVFRSTDRGATWTRVLSVNAEDIVFVPGTSTVYLAAPGSGVYKSTDGGATWALSSNGMNVSGTYRMRLAMAPSDSQTLYVLMENWLYRSIDGGANWFVRNSTACEGQCWYNQAIDVHPTDPNTLLVGTIRAAYSSNGGSTFTALTTGWGGSQKVHQDTHVVLFSRRNGNRFWIGSDGGLWRTEDNGATFINMNSNLNVTQFYDIAVHPSNPDIVFGGAQDNSSSYRNASQVWDLTQVTGDGFMNGIDPANPSIVFQAGYPSSGFPYILRSFSGGSPGTFSYLSTSGLTSSSSFPWVTPLAVASNYVFVGSDVVYRGVTSANPFSWTALTTGLGGSVSVIAPSQQGIMLSLYVGTSSGRIYYSPDVAVSSPSFYDVTGNFPGGNVSDVAITPGNVQRVFVTRAGFGGSRLYRSTSAGSSWQAVGIGLPNVPANTVAIDPLNTQRIFVGTDVGVYESTDGGDTFVAFSLGLPLGLVVTDLEVDDSPHYLHAGTFGRGAWKVALQGTTGGGDGGGGTDGGTGGGSDGGSDGGSDGGSEAGTTFTYTASNTNTATQNTASKVFALTAGQTITLGTCGLTGAAYTGDTYLRFYGPNGSQVIENDDSCGGHGSNFTYTVPAGRSGNYELRAGCYSSGSCGGIVAWLIIAGNTGGGTDGGTGGGTDGGTDGGTGGGIDGGTDGGTGGGTDGGTGGGTDGGSGGGTDGGTSTSGSFTFSATNTASATQNTTNQNITAAAGQVITVGTCGLTGASASGDTVLRLQSPGGWEAQANDDACGGQSSMLTYTVPSGWGGTYQIRVGCYSSNSCSGTVVWTVQ; this is translated from the coding sequence ATGAGACAAGCACCGTCCAGATGGCGGAGCGCGTGGGTGGCCTGCGCGCTGTTGGCGCTCGGTGGGACCGCTTCGGCGCAGGAGTTCGAAGAGGAGGATCGCCCGCATTCGGAGCGCCGCGGCCGCACCGAGAACCGCGACGAGAGCTATCAAATCGAGCAGCGCCAGCGCTGGTTCATCGAGTCGCGCGGGCTGAACCGGGTCCCCAATGCCAACGCCGAGCGCGCCCGGGCGGTGAGGGACCTGAAGGAGCAGGTGCGGGCCCGTGCCTCCAGGCCCCACCTCGGCCCGGACGAGGTGTGGCAGCCCCTGGGCCCCTCGTCCATGCAGATGGGCAGCTGGGTGATGGGCCGCGTCTCCGGGCGCACCAACGCCATCGTCCCGCACCCCAGCGACGAGAACACCGTGTACTTCGGCTCGGCGGCGGGCGGCGTGTGGAAGACCACCGACGGGGGCGCGTCCTGGACGGCGCTGTTCGACCAGGTGGGCACGCTGCCCATCGGCTCCATCTTCGTGGAGCCCTCCGCCCCCGACAACGTGTGGGTGGGCACCGGTGACAAGAACGGCGGCGGGTGCGCCGGCTACTTCGGCCAGGGCGTCTTCTTGAGCCAGGACGGCGGCGCCACCTGGAGCGCGAGGAATGGCAGCGGCACCGCCAACATGCCCCTGTCCGTCGTGAACGCGGTGGCCGTGCAGCCCACCGACAGCAACGTCGTGCTCGTGGGCGGGGCGGGGACCTGCAGCAGCATCGGCACCATGACGAACCCTGGCGTGTTCCGCTCCACCGACCGTGGCGCCACCTGGACCCGCGTGCTGAGCGTCAACGCGGAGGACATCGTCTTCGTCCCGGGCACGTCCACCGTGTACCTGGCCGCTCCGGGCTCGGGCGTCTACAAGTCCACCGACGGCGGCGCGACGTGGGCGCTCTCCAGCAACGGCATGAACGTCTCCGGCACGTACCGCATGCGCCTGGCCATGGCGCCGAGCGACAGCCAGACGCTCTACGTGCTGATGGAGAACTGGCTCTACCGGAGCATCGACGGTGGAGCCAACTGGTTCGTGCGCAACAGCACCGCCTGCGAGGGGCAGTGCTGGTACAACCAGGCCATCGACGTCCACCCGACCGACCCCAACACCCTTCTGGTGGGGACCATCCGGGCGGCGTACTCCAGCAACGGCGGCTCCACCTTCACCGCGCTCACCACCGGTTGGGGCGGCTCCCAGAAGGTGCACCAGGACACCCACGTGGTGCTGTTCTCGCGGCGCAACGGCAACCGCTTCTGGATTGGCAGTGACGGCGGCCTGTGGCGCACCGAGGACAACGGCGCCACCTTCATCAACATGAACTCCAACCTCAATGTCACGCAGTTCTATGACATCGCGGTGCACCCCTCCAACCCGGACATCGTGTTCGGCGGCGCGCAGGACAACTCCTCCTCGTACCGCAACGCCAGCCAGGTGTGGGACCTCACGCAGGTGACGGGTGATGGGTTCATGAACGGGATCGACCCGGCCAATCCCTCCATCGTGTTCCAGGCGGGCTACCCCTCGAGCGGTTTCCCCTACATCCTCCGCTCGTTCTCGGGCGGCAGCCCGGGCACGTTCAGCTACCTGTCCACCTCGGGCCTCACGTCCTCCAGCAGCTTCCCCTGGGTGACGCCGCTGGCCGTGGCGAGCAACTACGTCTTCGTGGGCTCGGACGTGGTGTACCGCGGTGTCACCTCGGCCAACCCGTTCTCCTGGACGGCCCTCACCACCGGTCTCGGCGGCTCGGTGTCGGTCATCGCGCCCTCGCAGCAGGGCATCATGCTCTCCCTCTACGTGGGCACCTCCTCCGGGCGCATCTACTACTCCCCGGACGTGGCGGTCTCGAGCCCGAGCTTCTACGACGTCACGGGCAACTTCCCGGGCGGCAACGTGTCGGACGTGGCCATCACTCCGGGCAACGTGCAGCGCGTGTTCGTCACCCGCGCGGGCTTCGGCGGCTCGCGCCTCTACCGCTCCACCTCGGCCGGCTCCTCGTGGCAGGCGGTGGGCATTGGCCTGCCCAACGTGCCGGCCAACACCGTGGCCATCGATCCCCTCAACACCCAGCGCATCTTCGTGGGCACGGACGTGGGCGTGTACGAGAGCACGGACGGTGGTGACACCTTCGTGGCCTTCTCGCTCGGCCTGCCGCTGGGCCTGGTGGTGACGGACCTCGAGGTGGACGACTCGCCGCACTACCTGCACGCGGGCACCTTCGGCCGCGGCGCGTGGAAGGTGGCTCTGCAGGGAACCACGGGAGGAGGCGACGGCGGTGGTGGCACCGACGGTGGTACCGGCGGCGGCTCCGATGGCGGCTCCGATGGCGGCTCCGATGGCGGCTCCGAGGCGGGGACAACCTTCACCTACACCGCGAGCAACACCAACACCGCCACCCAGAACACGGCCAGCAAGGTCTTCGCCCTGACCGCGGGCCAGACGATCACCCTGGGCACCTGTGGCCTGACGGGCGCCGCGTACACCGGGGACACCTACCTGCGCTTCTATGGCCCGAACGGCTCGCAGGTCATCGAAAACGACGATTCGTGCGGAGGCCACGGCTCGAACTTCACGTACACCGTCCCGGCGGGCAGGAGCGGTAACTACGAGCTGCGCGCCGGCTGCTACAGCAGCGGCAGCTGCGGCGGCATCGTGGCCTGGCTCATCATCGCGGGGAACACCGGCGGAGGCACCGACGGAGGCACTGGCGGCGGCACCGATGGCGGTACCGACGGAGGTACCGGTGGCGGTATCGATGGAGGCACCGACGGAGGTACTGGCGGCGGCACTGACGGAGGTACCGGTGGCGGCACCGATGGCGGTAGCGGCGGAGGCACCGACGGCGGCACGTCCACTAGCGGCTCGTTCACCTTCAGCGCGACCAACACCGCCAGCGCCACGCAGAACACGACGAACCAGAACATCACCGCCGCCGCGGGTCAGGTCATCACCGTGGGGACGTGCGGGCTGACGGGGGCCTCCGCCTCGGGCGATACCGTCCTGCGCCTGCAGAGCCCGGGTGGCTGGGAGGCCCAGGCCAATGATGATGCCTGCGGCGGCCAGTCCTCGATGCTGACGTACACCGTCCCCTCGGGCTGGGGCGGCACGTACCAGATTCGCGTGGGCTGCTATTCGAGCAACAGCTGCAGCGGCACCGTGGTCTGGACGGTTCAGTAG